Proteins encoded in a region of the Cytobacillus luteolus genome:
- a CDS encoding YfhJ family protein, whose protein sequence is MNDYYEKLTAYLLEKNDSLSYAQAKTWVELLWDDFETSYAKAGYNYKGKEVTEKIVTQWINQYGANLHEFVTNNPKYKHLLNQNDYLQH, encoded by the coding sequence ATGAACGATTATTATGAAAAGTTAACAGCATATCTTTTAGAAAAAAACGATAGTCTTTCCTATGCCCAGGCAAAAACATGGGTTGAATTATTATGGGATGATTTTGAAACATCTTATGCTAAAGCGGGATATAATTATAAAGGGAAAGAAGTAACAGAGAAAATTGTAACCCAATGGATCAACCAGTATGGCGCAAACCTTCATGAGTTTGTGACAAACAATCCAAAATATAAACATTTGCTTAATCAGAACGATTATTTGCAACATTAA
- a CDS encoding small, acid-soluble spore protein K → MVRNKSRGFPNQNNNKFEGEPRAKAEYNSRRADGTINTHPQERMRASGRRQDHF, encoded by the coding sequence ATGGTTAGAAACAAGTCAAGAGGTTTCCCTAATCAAAATAACAACAAGTTTGAGGGTGAGCCGCGAGCAAAAGCTGAATATAATTCACGCCGAGCTGATGGCACTATTAACACTCACCCACAGGAACGAATGAGAGCATCGGGTAGACGACAAGACCACTTTTAA
- a CDS encoding YpzG family protein — MGKHTKKKFYDNLYSNPFQQAWANPKHSWAQVNGETKQTQNLIILEHQTRKRS; from the coding sequence TTGGGAAAACATACTAAGAAGAAGTTTTACGATAATCTTTATTCGAATCCTTTTCAACAAGCTTGGGCTAATCCAAAACACTCTTGGGCTCAGGTTAATGGGGAAACAAAACAGACACAGAACCTCATTATTCTTGAACACCAAACTAGAAAGCGTTCGTAA
- a CDS encoding YfhH family protein has translation MQDKRYSQMSEYELKQEIATLTEKARKAEQLGMVNEYAVLERKVVMAKAYLLNPEDFKPGEVYEIEGDPGATFKIDYMNGIFAWGHRQGSKEEDALPISMLIRKG, from the coding sequence ATGCAAGATAAAAGATATAGCCAAATGAGTGAGTATGAGTTGAAGCAGGAAATTGCAACACTTACTGAAAAGGCACGAAAAGCTGAACAGCTTGGAATGGTGAATGAATATGCGGTGCTTGAACGCAAAGTGGTAATGGCGAAAGCATACCTTTTAAATCCCGAGGACTTTAAACCCGGAGAAGTCTATGAAATTGAAGGAGACCCAGGGGCTACCTTCAAGATTGACTATATGAACGGCATATTTGCATGGGGGCACCGCCAAGGGAGTAAAGAGGAAGACGCACTTCCAATTTCAATGCTCATAAGAAAAGGATAA
- a CDS encoding SDR family NAD(P)-dependent oxidoreductase — METILITGAGSGLGKELALQYANKGYHILLVGRTLEKLTDTEKEIITNGGKATSFAMDIGDIDQVEKWTATILKKHKITHLINNAGVGYFGPLTSLTNRQVDEMIHTNITGTINVTKTLLPHLLAHPNTKIMNIISTAGQKGKVNESVYVACKYAIRGFTESLIKELEASSTSVTAVYMGGMDTPFWNNAPGHIKDKSRLRTPKDIASTIISEFNGQAELFV, encoded by the coding sequence TTGGAGACAATCTTAATTACAGGTGCAGGTTCGGGCTTAGGTAAAGAACTAGCCCTTCAATATGCAAATAAAGGTTATCATATACTATTAGTTGGCAGAACACTTGAAAAACTTACTGATACAGAAAAAGAAATTATTACTAACGGTGGAAAAGCTACATCATTTGCCATGGATATAGGTGATATCGATCAAGTAGAAAAATGGACTGCAACCATTTTAAAAAAACATAAGATTACACATTTGATTAATAATGCAGGTGTAGGCTATTTCGGCCCTCTTACCTCATTAACTAATCGTCAAGTGGATGAGATGATTCACACAAACATCACGGGTACTATAAATGTTACAAAGACACTACTACCACATTTACTCGCCCATCCTAACACAAAAATAATGAACATCATTTCAACCGCCGGACAAAAAGGCAAAGTTAACGAATCTGTTTATGTTGCTTGTAAATATGCCATTAGAGGATTTACTGAAAGCTTGATAAAAGAGCTTGAAGCGTCTTCTACGTCTGTCACCGCCGTTTATATGGGAGGCATGGATACGCCGTTCTGGAACAATGCCCCTGGCCATATCAAAGACAAATCAAGGCTTCGCACACCAAAGGATATTGCTTCGACGATTATAAGTGAGTTTAATGGGCAGGCGGAGTTATTTGTATAA
- the recX gene encoding recombination regulator RecX, with amino-acid sequence MAYITKITTQQKNKERYNVFIDYGKGEEYAFSVNQDVLIKFHLKKGLELDELDLTEIQFEDDIKKALNQALVFLSYRMRSEKEIVAHLKSKEVDDQVIPDIIHKLKSLNYVDDLEFAQAYVKTQINTSSKGPGIIKQELIEKGVSRDIIESSLALFSKEDQVETALKLTTKIQKKANKVSKIQQKQKTEEMLMRKGFSWDVIQIVNEEVATDDDDPEKDEEWEAVQYQGRKAHSRYKKYEGWEYEQKMKQALYRKGFSMDLISRFIELMKEEE; translated from the coding sequence ATGGCTTATATTACCAAGATTACCACACAACAAAAAAATAAAGAACGCTATAATGTGTTCATCGACTACGGAAAAGGCGAGGAATATGCTTTTAGTGTCAATCAAGATGTTTTAATAAAGTTTCATTTAAAAAAAGGCTTAGAATTAGACGAGCTTGATTTGACAGAAATTCAGTTTGAGGATGATATAAAGAAGGCATTAAATCAGGCGCTGGTATTTTTGTCATATCGTATGCGTTCAGAGAAAGAAATAGTCGCTCATTTAAAAAGTAAAGAAGTTGACGATCAAGTCATTCCTGATATCATACATAAATTAAAATCATTAAATTATGTAGATGATTTGGAGTTTGCCCAAGCGTATGTAAAAACGCAAATCAATACGAGCAGCAAAGGTCCAGGTATCATAAAACAGGAGTTAATAGAAAAGGGAGTATCTAGGGATATTATTGAATCGAGTTTAGCTCTGTTTAGTAAGGAAGATCAGGTTGAAACAGCATTAAAGCTTACAACTAAGATACAGAAAAAGGCAAATAAGGTATCTAAAATTCAACAAAAACAGAAAACAGAAGAGATGTTAATGCGCAAAGGCTTTTCATGGGATGTTATTCAGATTGTGAATGAAGAGGTTGCAACTGACGATGATGATCCAGAAAAAGATGAAGAGTGGGAGGCAGTCCAATATCAGGGGCGTAAAGCGCATAGTCGTTATAAAAAGTATGAAGGCTGGGAGTATGAGCAAAAGATGAAACAGGCTCTTTATAGGAAAGGTTTTTCTATGGATTTGATTTCGAGGTTTATTGAGTTGATGAAAGAGGAAGAGTAG
- a CDS encoding TIGR01777 family oxidoreductase — MNIAIAGGTGFVGTALTHYLISKGHTVFILTRNVNNKKEQHPNLHYVKWLSPDSTPEAELTSIDAIVNLAGESINSGRWTTERKKRILASRINATEKVVNLISSLPKKPEVLVNASAIGIYGTSLDETFTESSKRVGSDFLATTVHTWEKEAQKAEDHGVRTVLARFGIILGEREGALPRMVLPYKMFIGGTIASGQQWLSWVHIQDVVRMIEFAITQESIQGPLNITTPEPKRMKDFGKTIGAVIGRPHWLPVPSFALRLLLGEMSTLVVDGQKVLPTKIQQMGYRFLYENLEEALENILKT, encoded by the coding sequence TTGAATATTGCAATCGCAGGTGGCACAGGATTTGTTGGAACCGCGTTGACACATTATCTCATATCAAAAGGACATACTGTTTTTATTTTAACTCGAAATGTAAACAATAAGAAAGAACAACACCCTAACTTACACTATGTAAAATGGTTAAGTCCAGATTCTACTCCTGAAGCAGAGCTAACCTCAATAGATGCAATTGTAAACCTAGCAGGAGAATCCATTAACAGTGGTAGATGGACGACGGAAAGAAAAAAGAGAATTTTAGCTAGTAGAATAAATGCGACAGAGAAAGTTGTTAACTTAATTTCTTCACTACCAAAAAAGCCTGAAGTGCTAGTTAATGCTAGCGCAATTGGAATCTATGGTACCTCACTAGATGAAACTTTTACCGAGAGTTCAAAACGTGTTGGCTCAGATTTTTTAGCAACAACTGTACACACATGGGAAAAAGAAGCACAAAAAGCTGAGGACCATGGTGTTAGGACTGTGTTAGCCCGCTTTGGAATTATTCTAGGTGAACGTGAAGGAGCACTACCAAGGATGGTCTTACCTTATAAGATGTTCATCGGAGGGACAATTGCTTCTGGCCAGCAATGGTTATCTTGGGTCCACATACAAGACGTTGTTAGAATGATTGAATTTGCGATTACTCAAGAGTCCATACAAGGACCATTAAATATTACTACTCCTGAACCGAAAAGAATGAAGGACTTCGGCAAAACCATTGGTGCTGTAATCGGTCGACCTCACTGGTTACCCGTACCAAGCTTTGCCCTACGTCTACTGTTAGGAGAAATGAGTACTCTCGTAGTAGATGGACAAAAAGTATTGCCTACTAAGATACAGCAAATGGGCTATCGTTTTCTTTATGAAAACCTTGAAGAAGCACTAGAAAACATACTAAAAACATAG
- a CDS encoding amidohydrolase, protein MPEILFKNATIYPITSAKLMNADVLTQNGKIKEIGFGIQPTEQTKVIECDGKHLLPGLIDVHTHLGLYDEGTGWAGNDANETIEPLTPHIRALDSVHPLDPAFGDAIRYGITTAHIMPGSSNIIGGTTSVIKTHGNNVSKMLMQPLAGLKVAFGENPKRMHSHGNKESITRMGIMGMLRETFYKALYGTHAENDIRVIPIIKALKREIPVRIHAHRADDIMSAVRFADEFNLDFRIEHCTEGHLIVDELADRNLKVSVGPTLTRRSKVELKNKTWKTYQVLTDNGIEVSITTDHPYTPIQYLNVCAAIAVREGMDEHKALEGITITAARNLRIEDQVGSLEVGKDADIVLWNHHPFHFLAKPELTMIGGDIVYQGE, encoded by the coding sequence ATGCCAGAGATTTTATTTAAAAATGCAACTATTTATCCTATTACTTCAGCTAAGTTAATGAATGCAGATGTACTTACTCAAAACGGCAAAATTAAAGAGATAGGCTTTGGAATACAACCTACTGAACAAACAAAGGTTATTGAATGTGACGGTAAACACCTTCTGCCAGGATTGATTGATGTTCATACTCATCTTGGGTTATATGACGAGGGAACTGGTTGGGCTGGTAATGATGCGAATGAAACGATTGAGCCACTTACACCACATATTCGTGCGCTAGACAGTGTTCACCCACTAGACCCAGCGTTCGGTGATGCCATCCGATATGGTATTACTACAGCACATATTATGCCTGGAAGCTCAAACATTATTGGTGGAACGACCTCTGTTATCAAAACACATGGCAATAATGTTTCGAAGATGCTGATGCAGCCATTAGCAGGCTTGAAAGTTGCCTTTGGTGAAAATCCAAAGCGAATGCACAGCCATGGTAACAAAGAGTCAATCACGCGAATGGGTATTATGGGGATGCTTAGAGAAACCTTCTATAAAGCACTTTACGGAACTCATGCTGAAAATGATATTCGCGTCATTCCTATTATTAAAGCACTGAAGCGAGAAATTCCTGTCCGAATCCATGCACATCGTGCGGACGACATCATGTCTGCGGTTCGATTTGCCGATGAATTTAACTTGGATTTTAGAATAGAACATTGTACTGAAGGACATTTAATTGTAGATGAGTTAGCTGATCGAAATTTAAAGGTATCCGTTGGACCAACACTAACACGCCGTTCAAAGGTTGAATTGAAAAATAAAACCTGGAAAACGTATCAAGTGTTGACTGATAACGGAATTGAAGTTTCAATAACGACTGACCATCCTTATACACCAATTCAATATTTAAATGTATGTGCTGCAATAGCTGTACGCGAAGGTATGGATGAACATAAAGCGTTAGAAGGAATCACCATAACGGCTGCAAGAAACTTAAGAATTGAAGACCAAGTGGGAAGCCTTGAAGTTGGTAAAGATGCTGACATCGTTTTATGGAATCATCATCCGTTTCATTTTCTTGCAAAACCTGAATTAACTATGATCGGTGGAGACATCGTTTATCAAGGAGAATAA
- a CDS encoding GNAT family N-acetyltransferase → MLKKRDLQDCQALYELMVHPDVFPFVRHKANSYEEFLFLTKQTIEAEERGELISRTILDEWGSPIGTINLFDLQDNAGFLGTWLGKPYHGKGYNQLAKDQFFNELFYDMDIEKIFMRVRKINERSNKAAAKLPYVAFANNTRKSLLDEINAGQDIYNLYEISKDQYTLHTLRTAAVYEESQHLLEA, encoded by the coding sequence ATGCTGAAAAAACGTGATCTTCAAGATTGCCAGGCTCTTTATGAATTAATGGTGCACCCAGATGTCTTCCCTTTTGTGCGTCATAAAGCTAATTCATATGAAGAGTTTCTATTTTTAACAAAGCAAACAATTGAAGCTGAAGAGCGTGGTGAATTGATTTCACGTACCATTCTTGATGAGTGGGGCTCTCCAATTGGGACAATTAATTTATTTGATTTACAAGACAACGCAGGGTTTCTTGGTACGTGGTTAGGTAAACCTTATCACGGAAAAGGATACAACCAATTAGCAAAGGATCAATTTTTCAATGAACTATTTTACGATATGGATATTGAAAAGATCTTTATGCGTGTTCGAAAAATAAATGAACGTTCTAATAAAGCAGCTGCAAAATTACCATATGTGGCCTTTGCGAACAATACAAGAAAAAGCCTACTTGATGAAATTAACGCTGGGCAAGATATTTATAACTTGTATGAAATCTCTAAGGATCAATACACACTTCATACACTACGAACAGCAGCCGTATACGAAGAAAGCCAACATTTATTAGAAGCTTAA
- a CDS encoding YfhE family protein: protein MAKEKRRERTKSTLSSAQELAYARDFKMADQAGGYTEKKARH, encoded by the coding sequence ATGGCAAAAGAGAAAAGAAGAGAACGTACAAAAAGCACTTTAAGCAGCGCACAGGAATTAGCATACGCTAGAGACTTTAAAATGGCTGACCAAGCTGGTGGCTACACTGAGAAAAAAGCACGTCATTAA
- a CDS encoding YfhD family protein: protein MGRSHGHKTRDKNKATLPQVPKNMKSDGIDEEFSRELADQNDLEAQARADAADRRQGKNR, encoded by the coding sequence ATGGGAAGATCGCATGGACATAAAACACGAGACAAAAATAAAGCAACATTGCCACAAGTACCTAAAAACATGAAATCTGACGGCATCGACGAGGAATTTTCACGTGAACTAGCAGACCAAAACGACTTGGAAGCACAAGCACGTGCTGATGCTGCAGACAGAAGACAAGGGAAAAACCGCTAA
- a CDS encoding DUF3231 family protein, with translation MASHSKIKLTSAEIATLWTTYQNDTLSICITEYFLAKNEDSDIEPIIQMARTLSEQNIGFITQVFNTENIPIPVGFSKEKDVFPNVPRIYEDTFFLLFLRQMAKVGMVTYSSATSLAVREDIVGFFQDCLVSTSNIYKNTTEVSVQKGVLVRPPYISYPEKVEFVEDKEYLSASLNPFTSKRPLNAIEVSHLFMNTQTNLLGSMLTTSFAQMAQSKEVREFMTRAQQIAQKHIKVFGKALVDNDMQAPMSWDTSVKNSTTPAFSDKLMMFITTLISNTGMGNYGLAASVSMRMDLGTDYFRLALEVARLGKSGADIMIKNGWLEEPPQSADRKKLSQAK, from the coding sequence ATGGCATCCCATTCTAAGATAAAGTTAACATCAGCAGAGATCGCAACACTTTGGACTACTTATCAAAATGATACTTTATCCATTTGTATAACTGAATATTTTTTAGCAAAGAACGAGGATTCTGATATTGAACCTATTATTCAAATGGCGAGAACACTCTCTGAACAAAACATTGGGTTTATTACTCAAGTTTTTAATACTGAGAATATCCCTATACCAGTTGGTTTTTCTAAAGAAAAAGATGTGTTTCCCAATGTTCCCCGAATATACGAAGATACATTTTTTTTATTGTTTTTAAGACAAATGGCTAAGGTAGGAATGGTAACGTATAGCAGCGCAACATCATTAGCAGTTAGAGAAGACATAGTTGGGTTCTTTCAGGATTGTCTAGTATCTACAAGTAATATATACAAGAACACAACTGAGGTATCCGTACAAAAAGGAGTTTTAGTAAGACCTCCATACATATCATACCCAGAGAAAGTTGAATTTGTGGAGGATAAGGAGTATTTAAGTGCCAGTTTAAACCCATTTACTAGTAAGCGGCCATTAAATGCTATTGAAGTATCTCATTTATTTATGAATACCCAAACTAATTTACTTGGTAGTATGTTAACTACAAGCTTTGCACAAATGGCACAGTCAAAAGAGGTACGAGAGTTTATGACACGAGCACAACAAATTGCACAGAAGCATATAAAGGTGTTCGGAAAAGCATTGGTAGATAATGATATGCAGGCACCAATGTCATGGGATACGAGTGTTAAGAATTCCACAACACCTGCATTCTCCGATAAACTTATGATGTTTATTACTACTTTAATAAGTAATACTGGAATGGGGAATTACGGATTGGCTGCTTCAGTAAGTATGAGGATGGATTTAGGAACAGACTATTTTAGACTTGCTTTAGAGGTTGCAAGGTTAGGGAAAAGTGGGGCTGATATCATGATAAAAAATGGTTGGCTTGAAGAGCCACCTCAATCCGCTGATCGTAAGAAACTTTCTCAAGCAAAATAA
- a CDS encoding DUF3231 family protein translates to MTTHNSVKLVSSELANIWKLYQFETLNRCMLQHFLETVEDRDIKNIIQIKLEAKEVRIQQIASIFNKEEIPTPVGFTEKDVHLKVPRLFTDVFMAEYIYYMAIVGLESYARAMSISPRADVRHFFYEGMTFFGDIQNKIMDLLLQKGIFTRPPYIPYPTRVDFVKEQSFLTGWFGERRSLHCMQITHLFFNLRRNAIGKELLIGFSQTAQSEEVREYMVRGKEITNKLIHTFHSILVADDITPPTFGGMVVTESKIAPFSDKLMLSLITFLDAFGMATYGLSLSESTRRDLFAQYTKIIAQIGAYGEDGINLMIKYGYFEQPPKAPDRNKLSQ, encoded by the coding sequence ATGACTACTCATAACAGCGTTAAATTAGTATCATCAGAATTAGCTAATATATGGAAGTTATATCAGTTTGAGACTTTAAACAGATGTATGTTACAGCATTTTTTAGAGACTGTTGAGGACAGGGATATAAAAAATATCATTCAAATAAAATTAGAGGCAAAAGAAGTTAGAATACAACAAATTGCTTCTATCTTTAATAAAGAAGAAATACCCACACCTGTAGGATTTACTGAAAAAGACGTTCATTTGAAAGTACCAAGACTTTTTACGGATGTATTTATGGCAGAATATATTTATTATATGGCTATTGTTGGATTAGAGTCATATGCTAGAGCAATGTCTATTTCTCCTCGTGCAGATGTTCGTCATTTCTTTTATGAAGGTATGACCTTTTTTGGGGATATTCAAAATAAGATTATGGACCTTTTACTACAAAAAGGGATTTTTACTCGACCGCCTTATATTCCATATCCCACTCGGGTTGATTTTGTAAAGGAACAAAGTTTTTTAACTGGATGGTTTGGAGAGAGAAGATCTCTTCATTGTATGCAAATTACACATTTATTTTTTAATTTAAGAAGGAATGCGATAGGTAAAGAATTACTAATAGGTTTCAGTCAAACTGCCCAATCAGAAGAAGTTCGTGAATATATGGTAAGAGGAAAAGAGATAACAAATAAATTAATTCATACATTTCATTCCATATTAGTAGCTGATGATATAACACCTCCTACCTTTGGAGGTATGGTAGTCACAGAGTCAAAAATTGCCCCTTTCTCAGATAAGTTAATGCTTAGTTTAATAACGTTTCTTGACGCATTTGGTATGGCTACATATGGATTATCCTTATCGGAAAGTACAAGAAGGGATTTGTTTGCTCAATACACGAAAATCATTGCACAAATTGGAGCATATGGAGAAGATGGGATAAATTTAATGATTAAGTACGGATATTTCGAACAACCACCGAAAGCTCCAGATAGAAATAAGCTTTCTCAATAG
- a CDS encoding CBO0543 family protein, with amino-acid sequence MEYKMEKNQEEFLQKIRHTTEDLYQLQTDYWKEFSYFDDLKFWVVVLMLIVPLIILFIKIDRSKILLLGFYGLNYHIWFAYTNSAGIRLGLWEYPYQVSPIIPSFALDASLVPVAFMLVYQWTLNKNKKFYLYSTVLSAFFAFGMKPILVSHHFFRMFEWVNYLHLFLFYILFFVISKLITNGFLILQKSR; translated from the coding sequence TTGGAGTATAAAATGGAAAAAAATCAGGAAGAGTTCTTACAAAAGATACGACACACTACTGAAGATCTTTACCAACTTCAAACTGATTACTGGAAAGAGTTTTCTTACTTCGATGATTTGAAATTTTGGGTCGTAGTCCTAATGTTAATTGTTCCACTAATAATATTATTCATTAAGATTGATAGAAGTAAAATCTTACTATTAGGATTTTATGGACTCAATTATCATATATGGTTTGCATATACAAATTCTGCCGGTATTAGACTAGGTTTATGGGAATATCCTTATCAAGTTTCTCCAATAATACCTAGTTTTGCATTAGATGCTTCTTTAGTACCAGTTGCATTTATGCTTGTATATCAATGGACACTAAATAAGAATAAAAAATTTTATCTCTACTCAACAGTTCTTTCAGCTTTCTTTGCTTTTGGTATGAAACCCATATTAGTAAGTCATCATTTTTTTAGGATGTTTGAATGGGTAAATTACTTACACTTGTTTTTGTTTTACATATTATTTTTTGTAATATCTAAATTAATTACGAATGGGTTTTTAATCCTTCAAAAAAGCCGTTGA
- a CDS encoding peptidoglycan-binding protein — translation MYNQDFNGNSGGSPNDEPAVRGISTRLPLREGDSGQFVREIQQELISAGFPLPRFGADGQFGSETDGAVMRFQKRYGLTVDGLVGTNTINKLREVNMQQHATTSVAFPLPEGIYRSGAEGEEVRMIQRALRHLNFDPTYIDGIYGNLTENAVRRFQSTFSALANDGVYGPNTRKYMQMELNDN, via the coding sequence GTGTATAACCAAGACTTTAATGGCAACTCAGGCGGTTCACCAAATGACGAACCCGCTGTAAGAGGTATTTCTACTAGACTTCCATTAAGAGAAGGAGATAGTGGCCAATTTGTAAGAGAGATTCAACAGGAGCTAATAAGTGCTGGGTTCCCACTCCCACGATTTGGAGCTGATGGCCAATTTGGGTCAGAAACCGATGGAGCTGTAATGAGATTTCAAAAGCGCTATGGTTTAACAGTTGATGGACTCGTAGGTACTAATACAATCAATAAGCTACGTGAAGTCAATATGCAACAGCATGCTACTACTTCGGTTGCATTCCCTCTTCCTGAAGGTATCTATAGAAGTGGAGCTGAAGGAGAAGAAGTACGGATGATCCAAAGAGCCTTAAGGCATCTTAACTTTGATCCTACCTATATTGATGGTATATACGGAAATCTTACTGAAAATGCAGTACGCAGATTTCAATCAACCTTTTCAGCTTTAGCTAATGATGGTGTATACGGTCCGAATACAAGGAAGTATATGCAAATGGAACTAAACGATAACTAG
- a CDS encoding DUF4397 domain-containing protein — MNHHYQYTDQLVQKSLKYELLANYYKYIDPARHIHYYQKHFQCVQRLMTMGYRADMQQLMNMMESTPRMANIRVLHASPNAPAVDVYANGQQILKNVSYKQVSDYLSVPSGEYVIDIVPTGKPAQRVLRQRVMIQPGATITVAAAGTVENLQLIPVTDKTSSSPGKASVRFFHLSPDAPAVDIAVEDGPVLFRNVSFGNAANYIEIDPAQVNLEVRLAGTDTVVLTIPNVNIQPNKAYTAVAVGLAEGTPSLEAIFLMP, encoded by the coding sequence ATGAACCATCATTATCAATATACTGACCAACTTGTTCAAAAGTCCCTTAAATACGAGCTGTTAGCCAACTATTACAAGTATATAGACCCAGCAAGACATATTCATTATTACCAAAAGCACTTCCAATGTGTTCAGCGCCTTATGACAATGGGCTACAGAGCTGACATGCAGCAGCTAATGAACATGATGGAATCAACACCTCGAATGGCTAACATCCGTGTATTACATGCTTCACCAAATGCACCAGCAGTAGACGTATATGCAAATGGGCAACAAATTTTAAAGAATGTATCTTATAAACAAGTGAGCGATTATCTCTCCGTTCCTTCTGGTGAATATGTCATTGATATCGTTCCAACAGGAAAGCCTGCACAGCGTGTTTTACGTCAAAGAGTTATGATTCAACCAGGTGCGACAATTACTGTTGCAGCAGCTGGAACAGTAGAAAATCTTCAACTTATTCCTGTTACTGATAAAACCAGCTCTTCACCTGGCAAGGCTAGTGTAAGATTCTTTCATCTATCACCAGATGCTCCAGCAGTTGACATTGCAGTTGAAGATGGACCAGTCTTATTTAGAAATGTATCGTTCGGTAATGCTGCAAACTATATCGAAATTGATCCAGCACAAGTTAACCTTGAAGTGCGTTTAGCAGGTACGGATACCGTAGTGCTTACAATACCTAATGTTAATATCCAACCAAATAAGGCTTATACAGCAGTCGCTGTAGGATTAGCTGAAGGAACACCATCATTAGAAGCGATTTTTTTAATGCCATAA